Proteins from one Mus pahari chromosome 10, PAHARI_EIJ_v1.1, whole genome shotgun sequence genomic window:
- the Qars gene encoding glutamine--tRNA ligase, producing MAAPDSLALFTGLGLSENKARETLKNEALSTQLREAATQAHQILGSTIDKATGILLYDLVSRLRDTRRRSFLVSYIANKKIHTGLQLSAALEYVRSHPQDPIDTKDFEQECGVGVVVTPEQIEEAVESTINKHQLQLLAERYRFNMGLLMGEARAALRWADGKMIKNEVDMQVLHLLGPKVEADLVKKPKVAKARLEETDRKTAKDVVEKGEVAGQTLSLMEQLRGEALKFHKPGENYKTPGYVVTPHTMDLLKQHLEITGGQVRTRFPPEPNGILHIGHAKAINFNFGYAKANNGICFLRFDDTNPEKEEAKFFTAIHDMVTWLGYTPYKVTYASDYFDQLYTWAVELIHGGLAYVCHQRVEELKGHNPLPSPWRDRPKEESLLLFEAMRKGKFAEGEATLRMKLVMEDGKMDPVAYRVKYTPHHRTGDKWCIYPTYDYTHCLCDSIEHITHSLCTKEFQARRSSYFWLCNALKVYCPVQWEYGRLNLHYAVVSKRKILQLVAAGAVRDWDDPRLFTLTALRRRGFPPEAINNFCARVGVTVAQTTMEPHLLEACVRDVLNDTAPRAMAVLEPLQVVITNFPAPKPLDIRVPNFPADETKGFHQVPFASTVFIERSDFKEESEPGYKRLASGQPVGLRHTGYVIELQNVVRGSSGCVERLEVTCRRADAGEKPKAFIHWVAQPLVCEIRLYERLFQHKNPEDPVEVPGGFLSDLNPASLQVVEGALVDCSVALAKPFDKFQFERLGYFSVDPDSHQGQIVFNRTVTLKEDPGKV from the exons ATGGCTGCTCCAGATTCGCTGGCGCTGTTCACCGGCCTTGGCCTTAGTGAAAACAAGGCCCGCGAGACGCTCAAGAATGAGGCTCTGAGCACTCAGCTGCGCGAGGCGGCGACCCAG GCGCACCAGATTCTGGGCTCTACCATCGACAAGGCTACCGGGATCCTGCTATATGACTTGGTCTCTCGACTCAGGGATACTCGGCGTCGTTCTTTTCTTGTGAGCTACATAGCCAATAAGAAGATACACACGGGGCTCCAGCTGAGCG CTGCTCTTGAATATGTTCGGAGTCATCCCCAGGATCCCATTGATACCAAGGACTTCGAGCAGGAGTGTGGCGTCGGGGTGGTGGTGACACCCGAGCAGATTGAGGAAGCT GTGGAGTCCACCATAAATAAGCATCAGCTCCAGCTCCTGGCGGAACGGTACCGTTTCAACATGGGGCTGCTAATGG GAGAGGCTCGGGCTGCGCTCAGATGGGCAGACGGCAAAATGATCAAGAATGAGGTGGATATGCAG GTCCTTCACCTTCTGGGGCCCAAGGTGGAAGCTGATCTGGTGAAGAAGCCCAAG GTGGCAAAGGCACGGCTGGAAGAAACAGACCGGAAGACAGCAAAAGATGTGGTAGAGAAAG GTGAAGTGGCTGGCCAGACCCTGTCTCTGATGGAGCAGCTCCGGGGGGAGGCCCTTAAGTTTCATAAGCCAG GTGAGAACTACAAGACGCCAGGCTATGTGGTCACGCCACATACCATGGATCTGCTGAAGCAGCACCTGGAGATCACTGGGGGACAG GTACGCACCCGGTTCCCCCCAGAGCCCAATGGAATCCTGCATATTGGACACGCCAAAGCCATCAATTTCAACTTTGGTTATGCCAAG GCCAACAACGGTATCTGTTTTCTGCGCTTTGATGACACCAACCCtgagaaagaagaagcaaaattCTTCACTGCTATTCATGACATGGTGACCTGGCTGG GTTATACACCTTACAAAGTGACATATGCTTCTGACTATTTTGACCAGCTGTATACCTGGGCCGTGGAACTCATCCATGG GGGTCTTGCTTATGTGTGTCACCAGAGAGTGGAAGAGCTCAAAGGCCATAACCCTTTACCTTCTCCATGGAGGGACCGGCCTAAGGAAGAATCATTGCTGCTCTTTGAG GCAATGCGCAAGGGCAAATTTGCAGAAGGTGAGGCCACACTTCGAATGAAGTTGGTGATGGAAGATGGCAAGATGGACCCCGTGGCCTATCGAGTCAAGTACACGCCACACCATCGCACAGGGGACAAATG GTGCATCTACCCCACCTATGACTATACACACTGTCTGTGTGACTCCATCGAGCACATCACCCACTCGTTGTGTACCAAGGAGTTCCAGGCTCG ACGGTCTTCCTACTTTTGGTTATGTAATGCACTGAAAGTCTATTGTCCTGTTCAGTGGGAATATGGTCGCCTCAATTTGCACTATGCTGTTGTCTCAAAGCGGAAGATTCTCCAGCTTGTAGCAGCTGGTGCTGTTCG GGACTGGGATGATCCTCGGCTCTTCACACTCACTGCCCTACGACGACGGGGTTTTCCACCGGAGGCCATCAACAACTTCTGTGCTCGG GTGGGGGTCACAGTGGCACAGACCACAATGGAACCTCATCTTCTGGAAGCCTGTGTGCGTGATGTGCTGAATGACACAGCCCCACGTGCCATGGCTGTGCTAGAGCCACTACAAGTTGTCATCACCAACTTTCCTGCTCCCAAG CCCTTGGACATCCGAGTGCCAAACTTCCCAGCTGATGAGACCAAGGGTTTCCACCAGGTTCCTTTTGCTTCCACTGTCTTCATTGAGAGAAGTGACTTTAAGGAG GAATCAGAACCAGGCTATAAGCGCCTAGCTTCGGGCCAGCCTGTGGGCCTGAGACACACTGGTTATGTCATTGAACTGCAGAATGTTGTCAGG GGCTCCAGCGGCTGTGTGGAACGCTTAGAGGTGACCTGTAGAAGAGCTGATGCTGGAGAGAAGCCCAAGGCCTTTATTCACTGGGTGGCACAGCCTCTGGTGTGTGAGATTCGCCTCTATGAACGCCT ATTCCAGCACAAGAACCCCGAAGACCCTGTCGAAGTGCCTGGTGGATTCCTAAGTGACCTGAACCCG GCGTCGCTACAAGTGGTAGAAGGAGCATTAGTGGACTGCTCTGTGGCTTTGGCAAAGCCCTTTGACAAGTTCCAGTTTGAGCGCCTTGGGTACTTCTCTGTGGATCCAGACAGCCATCAAGGACAG ATTGTCTTCAACCGAACTGTCACACTAAAAGAAGATCCAGGCAAAGTATGA